One window of Quercus robur chromosome 5, dhQueRobu3.1, whole genome shotgun sequence genomic DNA carries:
- the LOC126727021 gene encoding uncharacterized protein LOC126727021, translated as MESPTLSPAAAQILSPSSSGRRRSRGSCSTSPEFEFWMVRNPSFPQPNLLSADQLFDNGVLLPLHRLIQTPQPDPDPPSSNPDPEPGPGPELLSAVITATESTAASSASKRWRDIFKKSDKKNQDDKLKEKEKEKEKEKEKEKEKKKVDKERKSNTAGASSAELNINIWPFSRSRSAGTATTRPKLNSGSTRKVNSAPCSRSNSAGESKSRKWPSSPGRPGVHLGRSSPVWQVRRSGSGSKNSDPLFRSSEKTNKKDVSDTRRARTVPSSSSGGPTTKAKVLNLNVPMCIGYRHHLSCRSDEQSALGGGGGDDGNGNGNNNRKTVTGGSSGESNSTGNNLFNLRSLFTKKVY; from the coding sequence atggaGAGCCCAACGCTGAGCCCAGCAGCGGCCCAAATCCTCTCACCAAGCAGCAgcggaagaagaagaagtagaggcAGTTGCTCCACATCGCCCGAGTTCGAGTTCTGGATGGTCCGAAACCCATCTTTCCCACAGCCCAATCTCCTCTCAGCTGACCAACTCTTTGACAACGGTGTTCTCCTCCCTCTCCACCGTCTCATCCAAACTCCTCAACCCGACCCGGATCCTCCCTCCTCTAATCCGGACCCTGAACCCGGCCCAGGCCCCGAGTTGTTGTCTGCCGTTATAACAGCCACCGAGTCAACCGCCGCGTCTTCCGCGTCAAAGAGATGGCGAGACATTTTCAAGAAGAGTGACAAGAAAAATCAAGACGATAAattgaaagaaaaggaaaaagagaaggagaaagagaaagagaaagagaaggagaaaaagaaagttgatAAGGAGAGGAAGAGTAACACCGCCGGAGCTAGCTCAGCCGAGTTAAACATCAACATATGGCCATTTTCTCGGAGCAGATCCGCCGGTACAGCCACGACCCGACCCAAACTAAATTCCGGGTCGACCCGGAAAGTTAACAGCGCGCCATGCTCGCGTAGCAACTCAGCAGGCGAGTCCAAGTCGAGGAAATGGCCGAGCAGTCCGGGTCGACCCGGAGTCCATCTGGGTCGGAGCAGCCCGGTTTGGCAAGTCCGTCGATCCGGCTCGGGTTCCAAGAACTCCGACCCTCTGTTTCGGAGCTCCGAAAAGACAAACAAGAAGGACGTGTCGGACACGCGCCGAGCCAGAACCGTACCAAGCAGTAGTAGCGGTGGGCCCACCACCAAAGCAAAGGTGTTGAATTTGAACGTGCCGATGTGCATTGGGTATAGACACCATTTGAGTTGTAGAAGCGACGAGCAGAGTGCActcggcggcggcggcggcgatgACGGTAACGGTAACGGTAATAATAACCGTAAAACTGTTACTGGTGGGAGTAGCGGTGAAAGTAACAGTACCGGTAATAATCTTTTTAACCTGCGAAGCCTTTTCACTAAGAAGGTTTATTGA